The DNA window TCCTGGCACACGACGGGCATGCCGCGTTCCTGTCGGAGCTCTGCGGCACGCCGATTGGGGATCTCGACCGGTTTTTAACGATCGCGATCGGCCTCGCCGACGCGCTGGCGCGGCTGCACGAGCGCGAGATCGTGCATCGCGACGTTCGTCCGGCGAACGTGCGCTACGCGCCCGAAACCGGGTCGGTGCGGCTTGCCGGCTTCTCGCTTGCGGCGGAACTGCATCGCGCCGGCGCGGTCGATCCGTCGGCGCCGCTGCATGGCGATCTGCCCTACATGTCGCCCGAGCAGACCGGTCGGACCAATCGGCCGGTCGACTGGCGCAGCGATCTCTATTCGCTGGGCGTCCTGTTCCACGAGCTCTTGACCGGTGCCACGCCGTTCCAGGCCCACGACCCGATCGGCTGGGTGCATTGCCATATTGCGCGCCAGCCGGCGCCGGTCACGGCCTCGCGCCCCGACCTGCCGCCGATGCTGGCGTCGATCGTGCTCAAGCTGCTCGCGAAGAGCGTCGAGCAGCGCTACCAGTCGGCGGCCGGCCTCAAGGCCGATCTCGAGGAATTCCGCGTGCGGCTCGCGGCCGACAATGGCGAGGCGGGCTTTCCACTCGAGCGGCATCAGCGGCGTAGGGAGCTGGTGCTGCCGCACCGCCTCTACGGCCGCGATGCGGACGTCGGAGAACTGCTCGACGCGTTCGAACGGGCGCGGGCCGGCAATGCCGAGCTGCTGCTGGTCACGGGGCCGTCAGGCATCGGCAAGTCGGCGCTCGTGCACGAGGTGCTGAAGCCGATCACGCGCGAGCGCGGCTATTTCGCCCAGGGCAAGTTCGACCAATATCGGCACGACACGCCCTATGCCGCCGTCATCGACGCGCTCCGGACGCTGGTGCGCAGCCGGCTGACCGAAGGGCCGGTCCGCGTCCGGCGCTGGCGCGAGGCGACGCTCCAGGCGCTTGGCGCCAACGCGGCGCTGGTGACGGACGTGATCCCGGAGCTCGCGCGCACGCTTGGGCCCACGATCGTGCCGGCGCCGGTGCCGCCGAGCGAGGCGAAGAACCGCTTCCACAATGCCGTGACGCGCCTCGTCCAGACGCTTGCCAGCGACGAGCATCCGGTGGCGCTCGTGCTCGACGACCTGCAATGGGCGGACTCCGCGTCGGTCGAGCTGCTGGCCGGTCTTTTGACCGATCCGGACAGCCGGCATTTCCTGGTGATCGGCGCCTATCGCGACAACGAGATCCTGGCCGAGGGGCCGCTCGCCCGCGGTGTCCGGCGCATCGAAGCGGCGGCGCGCGTGACGCGGCTCGACCTTGCCCCGCTCACGCGCGACGAGATCGCGACCTATCTGGCGGATGCGCTCCAGGAAGACCGGCCGGACCTGCTGCCCTTGGCCGAGATCCTGGCGGCGCGCAGCGAGGGCAATCCGTTCTTCCTTGGGCAGCTGCTGCTGTCGCTCGCGCAAGCCGGCTCGATCCGGCGCGAACTGGGCGTCGACGGCTGGGTGATCGACCGGGCGGCGATCCTGCGCCAGGCGGCGACGGACCCGCTCGCCGACCTGCTGGCCCGCCGGCTCGACCAGCTGCCGCCCGCGACCGCGTCGGCGCTGGGACAGGCCGCCGCAATCGGCAACCGGTTCGCGCTCACGACGCTCGCCGCCCTCTGTGATCAGACGGAGGAGGCGACGGCGGCCGAGCTCGTGCCGGCACTTCGGGCGGGCCTGCTGATCGCGCTCGACGACGGCGACAAAGCACCGGTCTTGCAATTCGCCCACGACCGGCTGCAGCAGGCGGCCTACCGGCTGGTGCCGGAGGGTGAGCGGCCGACGGTCCATCTGAAGCTCGGCCGCTTGCTGCGCGGGCTGGCACCGGCCCCGGAGGATCCCGGCTTCTTCGACGCGGTCGGCCATCTCAATATCGCCCGCGTCCTGATCTCGGACCCGACCGAGCGGGAGGCGCTTTCCCGCCTCAACGTGGCGGCGGCCGATCGGGCGCGCAGCGCTGCCGCCTTCGATGCGGTCCTGCGCTCGCTCACCGTGGCGCTCGAACTCCTGGGCGGCGAGCCGTTCGACCGCGCCTTTGCGCTCCGGCTGCATCTTGAGGCGTCCGAGGCGGCCCGGCTCGAGCAGCAGGAGGCCCTGTCGGAGCGCTTGATCGCCGAGGCGCGCCGCTTCGTTGCCTCGGCGCACGACGAGGCCGCGGTGCTCGAAATGGTGACCGAGAACCGGGTCGTGCTCGGCGATCTCGCCGGCAGCGTCGCAAGCGCGCTCGAAGCGCTGGCGCTGCTCGGCCTGCCGCTGTCGGAGCGTTTCGCCAAGCTTCGCCTGCTGCCGGCGATCGCGAAACTCAAGCTCACGTTCTGGCGCCGCCCGATCGAGCAGCTGGCCGATCTGCCGGCGATGACGGACCCGCGCGCGCGGCTCGCCATGCGGATCATCTCGGCCTGCTCGGTCCCGGCCTACGTGCTGGGGGCCGACGTCTGGCCGCTGCTTATCCTGCTGCAGACGGAACTGTCGATCCGCTATGGGCTGGCGCCGGCGACACCGCACAGCTTCAGTTCCTGCGCCGTGGTGCTGTGCGTCGTGGGCGACGTCGAGGCCGGCACGCGGCTCGGCCGGCTGGCGCTCGAACTGGGCCCCCGGCTCGGCGCCTTGAAGCAGGACTTCGTCTTCGCCTTCAACACCCATCACTGGAAGCATCGGGTTGCCGACAGCCTGGTGCCGCTCCGGCGCTCCTGCATCGCGCTGCACGAGGCGGGCGACTACAATTTCGCCGAATATGCCGCCTGGGCCGAGATCACCCATCTGCTCTATGCTGGCGCCGACCTCGCGGGCGCCGACAATTTCCGCGCGGAAATCCTGCCGCGCATCCGCCGCCGCGGCTCGCCGTTCGGCAATGGCGGCGTCGACATGGTGCTGTTCTTCATCGACGCCCTGCGCTCGGAGCATCTTGAGATCGATGTCGGCGCTCAGGATTTCGGCGCCCCGATCGAGGACAGGACTGAGCTGTCGGGCCTGCATCGCGCCTATTTCCTGGTCGCCCGCTGCATGCTGCGCCTCGTCTTCGGCGCGACCGGCGCAGCACTCGCCGATGCCGCTGCGCTCGAGCCGCTGCGCAACACGCTGCTCAGCACCGTCGCCTTCACCATCGCGCCGTTCTACGAGGCGCTGGCGGTTCTGGGCGAGCTCGACCGGATGCCGGCCCAGGCACGGCGCCGGGGCCTCCGCCGCGTCCGCTCGGTCCTGCGCCGCCAGCGCCGCTGGGCGCGCCTGTCGCCGGGCGATCACGATCACCGTGTCTTCCTGATCGAGGCGGAGCTGGCGCGTGTCGCCGGGCGCCACGACCGGGCGGCCGGTCTCTATCTCGCGGCCCTCGAGCGGGCCGCGGCCGCGGGCTTCCAGATGGATTGCGGCCTCATCGCCGAGGCGGCGGCACGGCTCCATCGCGCGCTCGGCCGCGATCTGCGCGCCGACCGCTATCTGATCGAGGCGCACGGCTATTACCGGGCCTGGGGTGCCCGCGCGAAATGCCAGCAGCTCGCAACCCAGCATCCGACCCTGTTCCGTCCGGGACCGGGCGAGGCGGCGGCCCGTCCAGCGGCGCGGCCGGGGGCGCTGTCGGGCGCATTTGGCGCCGATGCACTCGACGCCGCGACCGCGATCAAGCTCGCCGCCGCGGTCTCGAGCGAGCTCTTGCTGGAGCCGCTGGTCGTTCGGCTGCTCGATCTCGCCATGGAGAACGCCGGGGCCCGTTTCGCAGCCCTCATCCTCGCCGACGGTGGCGAGCTCACGGTGCCGGCCGAACATCGGGTCGACGGGGACGAACGGCTCTTCATCCTCGACCGGCCGCTCGCCGAGACCGATCTGCCGGCCGCTGTGGTCCATTACGTGACCCACACGGGCGAGACGGTCGTGCTCGAGGACGCCGGTGCCTCGCTCCAGTTCGGCAATTCCGCCCGCTGGGCCGACGGCGTGCCGCGCTCCGTGCTCTGCTTGCCGATCACCGATCGCGGCCGGCTCACGGGCGCGCTTTATCTCGAGAACGACCTCGCGACCGGCGCTTTCACCCAGGAACGGGTCGAGCTGCTGCGCGTGCTCGCCGGCCAGGCGGCAATTGCCATTGCCAATGCCCGGCTGTTCACCGAGCTTGACGAGACGCGGGCGGCGCTCAAGCGGTCGAACGAGGCGCTCGAGAATTCGAACCGCGAGCTCGAGCGCAAGGTCGCCGAGCGGACCAGTGACCTCGAGGCGTCGCTCCAGCGGCTCGAGGAGGCCAATGTCGAGCTGGAGCGGCTCGCCAACCACGACATGCTGACGGGGCTGTTCACGCGCCGGCGCTTCTTCGAGGCGGCGGAGCTGGAGCAGGCGCGGGCGCGCCGCACGAACCACACCGGCAGCATCTTCGTGGCCGATCTCGACCATTTCAAACGGATCAACGACACCTATGGCCATGCCGCCGGCGACGCTGCGCTCAGGGCGGTGGCACAGTGCCTGAAGGCGAGCCTGCGCTCGGTCGACATCGCCGGGCGGCTGGGCGGCGAGGAGCTGATCGCGCTCTTGCCCGAGACGGCGCTTGCGGATGCGGCCTGTGTCGCCGAGCGCTTCCGCGTGATGCTGGAGCGCACGGTGATCCGGCACGAGGACCTGAGCTTCTCGGTCACGACCAGCGTCGGCGTCGCCAGCTGGTCCGGTGCCGACGAGGAGATCGCGCGCGTGATGGCCCGCGCCGACACGGCGCTCTATCGCGTGAAGCACGAGGGCCGCAACGCGATCGCGGTCGGGACGGCACCGATACAACGGTCGGAGCGGCCAGAGGCGGAGCCTGCGGTCGACTAGGGCGGCTGAGCGGTCGGCCCAGGCGCGGCACAACGCCGCTCGACAGCTTCGTGAAAGGTTCGGCCCTTAGAATGGTATCCGAGAACGATAAGCGGCCGAGACGGCCGCCGGGAGGCCGCCCATGCTGCGAACGATCGCGCCGCGAACAATCCGCTTGCCCCGCCGCGCCATCGCGTTCATGGGACCG is part of the Aliidongia dinghuensis genome and encodes:
- a CDS encoding diguanylate cyclase, whose amino-acid sequence is MEATSIARDDKPFAAGITLGAFRILGLAQDEPHAYWYRATRLADGQPVVLYLPHQMRRPVLERQRALLAPIADPAIDRMLDLTELAGRPAMVLAHDGHAAFLSELCGTPIGDLDRFLTIAIGLADALARLHEREIVHRDVRPANVRYAPETGSVRLAGFSLAAELHRAGAVDPSAPLHGDLPYMSPEQTGRTNRPVDWRSDLYSLGVLFHELLTGATPFQAHDPIGWVHCHIARQPAPVTASRPDLPPMLASIVLKLLAKSVEQRYQSAAGLKADLEEFRVRLAADNGEAGFPLERHQRRRELVLPHRLYGRDADVGELLDAFERARAGNAELLLVTGPSGIGKSALVHEVLKPITRERGYFAQGKFDQYRHDTPYAAVIDALRTLVRSRLTEGPVRVRRWREATLQALGANAALVTDVIPELARTLGPTIVPAPVPPSEAKNRFHNAVTRLVQTLASDEHPVALVLDDLQWADSASVELLAGLLTDPDSRHFLVIGAYRDNEILAEGPLARGVRRIEAAARVTRLDLAPLTRDEIATYLADALQEDRPDLLPLAEILAARSEGNPFFLGQLLLSLAQAGSIRRELGVDGWVIDRAAILRQAATDPLADLLARRLDQLPPATASALGQAAAIGNRFALTTLAALCDQTEEATAAELVPALRAGLLIALDDGDKAPVLQFAHDRLQQAAYRLVPEGERPTVHLKLGRLLRGLAPAPEDPGFFDAVGHLNIARVLISDPTEREALSRLNVAAADRARSAAAFDAVLRSLTVALELLGGEPFDRAFALRLHLEASEAARLEQQEALSERLIAEARRFVASAHDEAAVLEMVTENRVVLGDLAGSVASALEALALLGLPLSERFAKLRLLPAIAKLKLTFWRRPIEQLADLPAMTDPRARLAMRIISACSVPAYVLGADVWPLLILLQTELSIRYGLAPATPHSFSSCAVVLCVVGDVEAGTRLGRLALELGPRLGALKQDFVFAFNTHHWKHRVADSLVPLRRSCIALHEAGDYNFAEYAAWAEITHLLYAGADLAGADNFRAEILPRIRRRGSPFGNGGVDMVLFFIDALRSEHLEIDVGAQDFGAPIEDRTELSGLHRAYFLVARCMLRLVFGATGAALADAAALEPLRNTLLSTVAFTIAPFYEALAVLGELDRMPAQARRRGLRRVRSVLRRQRRWARLSPGDHDHRVFLIEAELARVAGRHDRAAGLYLAALERAAAAGFQMDCGLIAEAAARLHRALGRDLRADRYLIEAHGYYRAWGARAKCQQLATQHPTLFRPGPGEAAARPAARPGALSGAFGADALDAATAIKLAAAVSSELLLEPLVVRLLDLAMENAGARFAALILADGGELTVPAEHRVDGDERLFILDRPLAETDLPAAVVHYVTHTGETVVLEDAGASLQFGNSARWADGVPRSVLCLPITDRGRLTGALYLENDLATGAFTQERVELLRVLAGQAAIAIANARLFTELDETRAALKRSNEALENSNRELERKVAERTSDLEASLQRLEEANVELERLANHDMLTGLFTRRRFFEAAELEQARARRTNHTGSIFVADLDHFKRINDTYGHAAGDAALRAVAQCLKASLRSVDIAGRLGGEELIALLPETALADAACVAERFRVMLERTVIRHEDLSFSVTTSVGVASWSGADEEIARVMARADTALYRVKHEGRNAIAVGTAPIQRSERPEAEPAVD